In Mercenaria mercenaria strain notata chromosome 13, MADL_Memer_1, whole genome shotgun sequence, the DNA window tctgccccctttttacttagaatttcagtttaattctgATGTTTTTTCACCATATCTCAGCTGTTACTCAATTcaccacattggagtcattaaacactcaaaTTTCCTCATATGTTCACACTTTCACTATCCAgtatcgaaatagtcgagcgcgctgtctccagtgacagctcttgtttgtaaacTCAGTCGAGTTGATCAGAATTCTCGAGTCGAAACTTCAGCAGTACGAAAGAAAATGCTTACCGAGTTGCTCTGGATTACCGGGCCTGAACTTTTCAGTCAATTTCATCCTCATTGAATTTAAACGTTGAAAGAAGTATGAGCCTTTGATGCTCGTTTAGCCTTCGAACTCACGTTTCGATTGCATAAATTCACCATTTCTCTAGTTTAAACCACTACCGCCCGGATTAGAGACAGTTTGCAGCTAGCTGATAGCAGAACTGCATAAATGTATGCATACATCAAGCAATTGGTTATAGGGAGTAGAATGAAATGTAGAAAATAATGATTATACATATGTTGCACATTTTACAGCATTATTATTTATGAAGTACAGTCAACCCATGTTAAGGGGTCAGCCAAGGGAGTGACACAATTTGGTTGTTAAAGACAGGTGCCTGcgttagacaagttgaaattagaacaaaagaTCGATTTGGGTAGTTAGCTGATTGGCTGCTTAAGGCGAGTGACTGTTTAATAAAGGTGGACATGAAGACAGTTTTGACTATGATTTTACGTTTGTGTTGGCGTTTGAAAACGGGTCACAGTGAATAATAACTTACATAGCTTTTGAATTTTATACTCTCACCGGTGACACATATAACTTAATTTATATGTTCTCACGGATATTGTGTACAGTTGTCAGCCTTGACCGAGAACACAGTATCACTACTTGTAACATATAAaagtaagtttcattagaaagttttaataaacaacattttctctcACATCTGTTTTAAAATGCAGTTAATGCACAATTCCTTCATCGCTAATGGACATTAGATGTTAAATATGACACACTTTAAGGTAAACCGCGTTATATGAAATTTAAGGTGAACCCGTAATGACAATGACTCGGCAATATACGTATGGTTACgtacttaaggtattggacccctaatagtagtgtttaaaaaatggcatttgcttggtatattcttaaagttgaccatatttcacactgtgttgcaaattttaaagaacttttaccgtgccgttttttgtaagttttgtataatttatggtatttcctcacgctcaagaagagacaaaattcaatgtgatggccactatctaaaacgtttgcagagaattcattacagcattaattttgataaaagaaacatcaaactattgttaaacagttataaaacacaaaataaaactgtaaaaatcatttttgtctagggtgtcccaagtaaacagatttaatgaaacagaattctaacttcaacattgaaaaattaaggtcgaatcctgtgggtctgttttgaattttgcacacttcattaaaaaataaccttggggcaatagtaaaacctacctgcatttcttccacaatatgtaatctaaagaatgaaggcaaaatagagaacttttaccgcacgtaactcagtatttttaaagatgtctaactctacccctcctgattcagaggtaaattcactttgaacagcaaaaaatcgcttataaaatgaaaattttccacttttgtacaattcatccataattaatcttgaaagaagtaaaaactaactagaaaaaaaggaaagcatggagaaaaaaaatttggtcccagtggggtttgaacctacgcccccctgaaaattgcagtcaaactAGGTTTATGGttggaattgaatactcttcaaaaaggagatactctattacgggtccaataccttaagcaACTCGGTATTCTTCGTACATgagaataccgaaatcgcatATCGTAAGAATACGTAAATTGCCGAGTGCCATTACGGGCCCACTACCTTAAATTGAAACCCACGAAATTGCTTGTGACTAAATAATAAATAGGTTTACCCCATTGTTTAAGGTACTTTTCTCTTTTGGCATCAGAATTCGAAACAGACCAGAAGTCGGATTATTGGCTGGGTGAAAATGGTGGACGTTTTAGTTAAAAAGTGGGTATTTGCAAAGAAATTTGAAGGTGATGCGAGACAGGAAAATTTTAAACTGATCGAAGaaaaactggaaacaaacatgAAAGATGGTGGTATGTATAAGAATATCTTTCATATTATCTTaaagtttataaatataaaaacgaaTTGAGTAACCAGCGTTTTATAAGTGGTAGTATTTTAAAGTTCTTGAAATTATCTTTTTAATATTCCAGTTCTACAACAGTGTTTTGTGTCCATAAATTCGGACGGAAAGCGGTCTGAAAAATCGCAAATAATTACTtacgatttatttatttattcattaattatttattttgtatcatGTAGTATTCGAAATCTTCAATGCATTATTGTTCATACTGGACGGTACATCAAacgatttgagccgcgccatgagaaaaccaacagtgcgtttgcgaccagcatggatcctgaccagcctgcgcatccgcgctgtctggtcaggttccatgctgttcgctaatggtttctctaattgcaataggctttgaaagcgaacagcatggattctgaccagactgcgcgaatgcgcagactggtctggatccatgctggtcgcaaacgcactatgttggttttctcatggcgcggcacattTCACTTTAtatcaacatattttttcttgtaaacaAGAACTTTGTAATATATGGTTCAAGACCAAGTATTGTGATTGTTGCACGTTTAGTATAAATGTTCCTTTGAGTAATGAATgagatttcttcttttttatttcagaaatgttcaCAGAGGCCGAGTTTATTGCTGTAGATCCATATCTAAGGTAAAAAAATAAcgtatacaaatatttattttatgaccCCGTATGTAATTCACCGGTCCATAGTTTATGCTATAGACCGGTCATTAGTTcagaacaattgaaaaaaaaaacttgtcatGTTCTGAAACGGTTTCTGAATGGCTTGCGAACGTCCTGCAGACCTCGGGCAGATAGTGTTCTCCTACTGAATGGCTCTCGGACCTCTGGcagtatttttaaatattgacCGAAATGCCATTAATCCACAACTTTAGGTATGGACTATTTTCAGTCGAGTTCACGACGGATATCATATTTACCCAAGCATCCAGTCTAGGTCAGCACGGtcaatacaaatttatgtaatcACCTAGCACGGAACACTAAACTGGACTCCAGTCGCAGCCGAAAATGGAACCCTTGTTGCTTGCACTCTGGTTCAGCCTGCTAATCACTGAGCTTTATACTGggtgttttgttttcatatctaAGTACTGCATGGAGTTCACGTAGTTACTTTGTTTCACCTTTTAATGAAATACTCCGAAAATAACAGAAATACACGTGCCGTTTCAGTCTGTTCATTTTGTCCATTCGCAGTAAGATCCAGCtcatttatttattcaagaaCTTAACGGTTTTAGGGTAGAGCAACTTACAGAAGAGGGTCATGATACCATTTTGGGAACACAAGTGGCAAAGTatgttttttaaatcattttgctttttttgcaCATTTCAGTTTATAAGTATTGTGgtcaccatttttaaaatttgaaattttgaagaaaaaaaaagatttaaagaacaaaatataactttACTTTTTTCACAACTTCCGCTTTCGTTAACACTATCTTAGGCAAGGGCATTGGTTAGGAACTAGACAATGTTCATAACCAATAGGCAGAAAAAGAATCGTAGTTgccatgaaaataaatacaggtcaaattccgAATGCAGAAAAGAACCACTACAATTTACAAGTACTCGTAACAAGATTGTTATCTGTGTGGCAAAGACAGGTTGGTTGGTACGGTCAAACACCAGCAGTTTGACACTGTATTCCAAACTGATTTTAGGGTATTGGAGAGCAAATCAAAAGCATTCTCAGTCGGAAGTTACGTAATGGGTGAGTTAGGATGGCGCACGAACACAATTTGTGACGAAAGTAAAGTAGAAAACCTTCCGGAAGTGGGTGACCTGCCTGTGTCGTCTGCTTTGGGTATATATGGTATGTCAGGGTACGTTTGGTCTTCTTGTCTCTGAATAAAGAGTTTAAATATAACTGCGGGAGTACTTTGAaatttgattgttaacttttttttttgacgaaCTATGAACATAATGCAAAGGTTTGAAAAACAGGGGTATAATTTTTGTGAATATCCGCTTCCATCAATAGAATTTTGACAATTAATAATTTGATGCCATTCattaaataataatgttaatttcaaatttataaaggAAGACGCATATCAAAAAGATGTACAACAAAAAGTGCTAGAAATATCTAATAGAAACAATCCTAAAATTTTCGGGAATATAATCAAAAGCAAATAGGATTAACTCTCGATTACTATGGCTAAAAGGAGATTTTTTTGTTCAACCACGTTTTTGACCAGTAAAATTAGAAGACGTAATTCTTTACAAATACTTTCAGCATGACGGCATACTTTGGCATACACGACGTCCTTGACCCCAAATCAGGAGAAGTTTTCTTTGTGTCGTCGGCTGCCGGATCCGTTGGCAATTTAGCCGGCCAGATAGCAAAAATAAAGGtttaattttacataatatttactcGTCAGTATGACATTCTAACAAAATTTGGAAATGTTGTTGAAATTAAACTATGATAAGTTCACGTTTGAATGTATAAAAGCGTCGTCATACTAGAAAAACACCTGGCAAATGTTTAAGCACTGCAACTGCCGAAAAGTCAAAGATGTATACATGCACTTTACCATATTTTGCAGGGATGCAAGGTGATTGGTTCCGCCGGAAGTCAGGAGAAATGCGATTGGCTAACAAAGGAACTAGGTTTTGACCACGTCTTCAATTACAAAACAACAAAGTTGGAGGATGCTGTTTCAGAGTTTTCTCCAAGCGGAATCGACTGCTACTTTGATAACGTGAGTATTTATATTCTGATGTTTCTCATATGTAGACAAATGAGGGACTTGTCCTTCGTCCAGTTACttatactgacctactttctgctGGTGCCCTATGCCTATATGTACCGGAGAACAATACCATTGAATactcatgaagatcgattgaaatatgtttttatgtGCGCCTAGAAGATCCACGTCTGTCACGTTTTAATTCATAACAGCGACACAGCAATTAGGGTCCAAGGTTTTGGGACAAGCTTCTAAATACTGtcctgccattggtcaatttcaattaaatatttcagATTTAGAGCTGGTATCAGAACAAATTAGATTAATTAATTTAAGTACGTATTTTCAGACTCCTTAAACTTTCCATGCGACCAGTGATATAAATATTGGCGGGTAAACATTCTTGTCGGTGGCGTTCTGTCTTGTGACTATATGACATTTATTCTAGGtataatatatgtacataaatatatgagAAACATGGAATAAGGTCGCGCAATATCTCCGCTGCAGAAGTTTTGCATGTTTCTTGAAACGTGTTCATGACGTTATATGCATCTTGTATCGATATGTCGAGAGTCTTGCTTTAGAGATATTGCGCGACAGAATGACTAGTGAATAATATACAAATtaatttatcttgtcattacgtagttatacattttctacgCTGTAATAGATTTACAATACAATAATTGCAAGACAAGTATCAGAACAGATATATATGTGAAATTGTGACGTCTTGGGGAGGGCTGTcgctaatgttgttaaaacttgtagcccgacccatttgcactatatatatttatacatatgtattgttttcattcatgtttgtaatagttgcaataaaatattattaaactaataaTATAAAAACGTCGTCACACAGTcaatataacattttttacaCGTCAATATTATGAAAATACGGAGAAAAATTAATGTCTACGGTTCCATTTGAACGGCGATTGAAAATGCGTATACATGCATGTAATCATAACAAGTAAATTTACAATATGCACATATTTTCAGGTTGGTGGTGAATTCACAACTGCTATGATACGCCATATACGTCCAAATGGACGTATATATTGCTGTGGTTCCATAAGCACGTACAACGACGATGAGAACCAACCTAAAGGTATTGGTCAAAGTACAATAGTTGTATTCAGCTCACATCCTGATTTAGGGCTATATCCGTGATATATCGTACATAGCTTCATTAAGTAAGTTacatttgttcaagcatttaTATTTTAGGTCAGTATCCATGGTATCATATAACATTACTACAAGCGCATGTATTTTAGGTCAGTATCCATGGTATAATGAAACATTACTACAAGCGCGTGTATTTTAGGTCAGTATCCATGGTATCATATAACATTACTACAAGCGCGTGTATTTTAGGTAGTATCCATGGCATCATGAAACATAACTACAAGCGCGTGTATTTTATGTCAGTATCCATGGCATCATATAACATTACTACAAGCGCGTGTATTCTAGCTCAGTATCCATGGTATCATGAAACATTACTACAAGCGCATGTATTTTAGGTCAGTATCCATGGCATCATATAACATTACTACAAGCGCGTGTATTTTAGGTCAGTATCCATGGTATCATGAAACATTACTACAAGCGCGTGTATTTTAGGTCAGTATCCATGGTATAATGAAACATTACTACAAGCGCGTGTATTTTAGGTCAGTATCCATGGTATCATATAACATAACTACAAGCGCGTGTATTTTAGGTCAGTATCCATGGTATCATGAAACATAACTACAAGCGCGTGTATTTTAGGTCAGTAGCCATGGCATCATATAACATTACTACAAGCGCGTGTATTTTAGGTCAGTATCCATGGCATCATGAAACATAACTACAAGCGCGTGTATTTTAGGTCAGTATCCATGGTATCATGAAACATAACTACAAGCGCGTGTATTTTAGGTCAGTATCCATGGCATCATATAACATTACTACAAGCGCGTGTATTTTAGGTCAGTATCCATGGTATCATGAAACATAACTACAAGCGCGTGTATTTTATGTCAGTATCCATGGCATCATATAACATTACTACAAGCGCGTGTATTTTAGGTCAGTATCCATGGTATAACGAAACATTACTACAAGCGCGTGTATTTTAGGTCAGTATCCATGGCATCATATAACATTACTACAAGCGCATGTATTTTATGTCAGTATCCATGGTATCATAAATTATAACATCACTACAAGCGCATATACTTTAATGACCACGGTATCCTATACAATTTCTGCGCAAGCCTATATATTTTATGTGCATGTCCGTGATATTGTAAAATTTCTACCAGCACATGTATTTTAGGTCCATGTCCATGGTAAAATGTGTAAAATCTCTACAAGCGCGTGAATTTAAGGTCCATGACAACAGTATTGTATCAAATTTCTACAAGCCTATGTATTTTAGGTCCATGTCGATGTTATAATAAAAATTTCTACAATTCTATGTATTCTAAGTTCATGTCCATGGTATCATATACTGAGTAACATATCTGCAAACCTATGTATTTTAGGTTCATGTACATGGTATTATATAACGTATCTACAAGCGTATATACATTTTAGGACCATGTCCATGGTATTATATAACGTATCTACAAGCGTATATACATTTTAGGACCATGTCCATGGTATTATATAACATATCTACAAGCGTATATACATTTTAGGACCATGTCCATGGTATTATATAACATATCTACAAGCGTATATACATTTTAGGACCATATCCATGGTATTATATATGTCAGCAAAATATCCGAATTGAAGGAAAAGACGTGAGGAGTGTGAGAAAAGACAGATATATACAAGCACAGCAGCAGATGCTGCAATGGGTGCAACAGGTATACAGTTATGTGACAAGGTTCTTTCAATCACACATAACAGAGCTATTATTGTGACTGCTTAAATGAGCTTCTGCAGTTCAGCCGTTGCTAGAGGTTATAGAAACACAGGGTCTAGACTCGCAGTGCCCTTGCTTAAATCGTGgataatatgaaaacaataacaatatttcTTCCCATCTTATAAATATTTCAccaaccgtttttttttttaaaaacctataCATTCATAACTGATTTCTCCTTATAGCTTTACTTTTTATATAGCCCAACCCCATCCGCAACTCACCATCACCCGACATTTTTAGTCaaatatgtaaatgtttaaaGGGAAAAGCATTTATAAATCGCACATTTGTGTGCAAAATTGAGTATAAGCAACATTTGTTATTTCGTCACCCACTCCTAACACTTGGAAAACACCCGTCGAGCACAACCCTAAAGGCATCAAATGAAGATAtcataatttttttgtatttctttattaCCTTTGTAGCATTAGTAAATCTGAGTTACATTATTTTTTCAGGGAAAGCTGAAATATCGTGAACATATTACCACTGGCTTTGAAAATATTCCGACTGCATTTTTGGAGTTATTTCACGGTAAAACAATCGGAAAAGCTGTGGTGAAGGTGTGATTTCGTGCTAGACTCCAAAACCAAATGTAGGATAAATGAAAAGACTATGTACAACCGTgatataaattcatattttttcatgtCATGCTGTAATTTGAATTTAAGAGTTAGAAGCTTATGCagttgtatttttctgttttctaaatACGCCCTGTTTTAATTACATTGTAAATCTGCCAGTAATGTTGATttgaatcaaataaaataaataattaaatgacATAACGGATTACAAAATGCATGTCGATATGTGCGCTGCGTGTCGAGTAGGGTCTTCAATTTATTACTTTAGGGAACTTCCCAACATTCACAATGACCACTTGTTCTGTCAAGTACCCTTACATGACCATAAATTCACTCGTTATCTTATGGGCTAACTCAATAGGGTATACTCATTTAGAAAAGTTAGCATGTCCAACGTAAAGAGTAAAATGTTCAACTTGACTGGCTGTTGTAAAAGAATGAGAACAACCTAAATATATTAGGCGGGTCCAGATTAGGGCGGATCCGCTCTAAAATATGTCATTACCTTAAAATAAAGATCTTGGTCGATATTAAACGAAATTGGAAGTACTATtatatagtaatatatatttatttggtcAGAACTTGGACGTCTGAACTGCAGATACAACtcatttgaaattcaaaattttaagcaAATATTGGATAACATGAAAGGCTGTATGTTCGTGCTCATATCTAATGCGTGGCCTCTTAACTTTTTGCTGCGTGTATATTATCAGCATAAGCTCAGTTCGTACACGAATCGTTAATCAGTACAGTGTGTTCATACAGCCGTTGGAGGTgtaaatgtatacaaaatgtcGGAAAGTTCACAAATTGTCCAAGGTTTAACAGgattttcatgggatctctacAGAGCTGCGTCACAGAAAGGGGAAAATTTCCTTATTTCTCCCCACAGTGTATGCTCTGCTTTAATGTTAGCATGTTTAGGTGCCAAAGGAAACACAGCAGCGCAGATCTTCAAAACTCTTGGCATGTGTGATACGGCATCCGATGAATATCATACGGCCTACAGCGGGTTAAATGAAAACTTGAAGAAACTCAGTAACGAATCAGATGGCGTTTCTCTTAACGTTGCAAATAAATTGTTTGCaggaaatgttatgaaagttctCGAAAAGTATGTGCAGGAAGCAAAAAAGCTTTACACCAGCGGCATAGAAACAATGGATTTTGCTTGCAAGCCCGAAGAAAGCAGACAGCTGATCAACAAATGGGTTGAAGAACAAACAAATGACAAGATAAAGGATCTGCTTAAAGAAGGTACAGTTGGACCAGGTACTAAACTGGTGCTAGCGAATGCTGTTTATTTCAAGGGGAAATGGGACAAACCATTTAAACAGGAAAAAACAGAATCAACCGACTTCCATGTGTCGTCTGCAGTGAGCGTCAAAGTTGAAATGATGCGCGAGAAATTTGATTTACGGTATGTAAGAAACGAAGAAGAGAAGTTTTCTGCTGTTGTCGTGCCTTATCAGAATAATTACTTTTCTATGGCAGTAGTCCGACCAGATGATGTAGAAGGACTGTCGCAAATCGAAGAATCTCTCAACTCTGACAAAGTTGTATCACTCGTGGCAGATATACGCCAGTCGATGAAGTGCAAGGTCGACATTGGTCTGCCGAAGTTTGCCTTCTCACAGGCATCCGATCTGACACGCATACTCCCAAAGCTTGGTGTCGAAGATCTTTTTGATCCAGCGAAATCTGACCTAAGTGCTATGACAGATACGTCCGATGTCGCCATCAGTGACGTAATACACAAAGCATTCATTGACGTCAATGAAGAAGGTACGGAGGCGGCGGCAGCCACGGCGATGATCTCTCGCATGATGGCGATGCCGATGGGAGAAATACAGTTCATTTGTGATCGCCCGTTTCTCTTCATGATGATAGAAAACCAGTCCGGACATATTTTTTTCATCGGGCGCTATGCAAAACCATAATAGAGAAAAACTGGTGGATTCATTTTATAAATTGGATGGGCATGCTCGAATCAAATGAGGAGTTTTTCGCATGTTCTTGAAAATCTTCAGTTACTCTGTCTTCGAAATGCGAAATTGTGCTGCATGTATATTGTTTTCAGTCTAGAAGAAATCTTATCTTTGCTTTTGAAATGtgtttataattatcattttagcAGATAGCGACGTTTATGAAATTCATGTGTAAATATTTATCTTTGCTCATGGAATAAAATGATTTAACTCCTTCAGTTGAAGTATAATATCATACACGTCGTAAAATACGAACGTCAAGCCATTTGTTCTCTCTATTTCTTACGTTTTATACGCCGTTTCCACCAAGACAGTGGAGGCTCAATCATCAAAGAAACatctattttatgtttatatatgttttgtataacactaattgtttatatttagtaAACGCTGGCATACACTTCGTATTTTTATCGATATAAACATACTTACATGTTCATTGATAAATTATAAGTTCGTTACGTCAATAACGTTTGATATGGCTTGCTGTATTCGGTTCAGAGTTCACATGGACTCGATATGACTTGCAGTGTTCGGCTCAGTTCACCATGACTCGATATggctaccttttatctttttttgctATATTCGGCTCATACGAAATACGGAATCGATGCAATACGGATTTTCATTTCTGTAGGGATAACTATTTAATTATACCTTAACAGTCAATTCATTTCGTTAAAAGTTGCTGATTATGTActtgaaataaatacaaattctTCGATATAAGACATGCAAAAACTAACAACATGGATATCCCGTTTTCTTTTAAGACATAAGATATTTATTTCGGAGTTCGTGTGAAATGAATGACAggataggatcggcaaatccttgttttatttgccaatcataattattatgtcgatcatttcgcatgaactccgaaaaaaaaaaatttgtttaattcatattatatttccttttcatttttaaataaggttttattataaattgcgcacaatttgttgcattttaacattaaaatcagcttcctgaTCACTAGGCgaaacaactgcgacgtcatctaagatGTTTTCCCTGACTATCCGCGGACGTCCTGTTAtcacattagagagtttgagatttcaaccttcaccttccccttcaacgtctcttgcaaAGTtagaagttgaagttcgattaaaattccttgagatttcaaacattagaatgaaccttacttcttttaatccgcctattcaatttatccgtaattatgatctttttttttcgtacattttgatccgaaagggcaggaattttacaagaggttttaaaaatgaaaaaatgaaaattaaatataaaaaaaaacatttcagttaatataatcacagcatggatattagagcgattaccaaaaaataaaaaaataaaataaaataaaacgataaaacaatgtgaacaatgtaaaaactcgttagtcttGCAGCTgagctccaaacatttagattttatataaaattatgtcagtatagtcagtatacaatgcacgattgtaaatcatacatgagaggaaataaagttgattattacatacctaaagttattttccatttggtttcaatggaccgcgatcgtgcaatatgttttcatatcatgacgttgaacgctttcatatcggactagtcccaatccgctactcaagttacctcccctgacggtccgtccattgcggatctcgtttctttagatttttattgctattgtgtgtttgtttaaggtagttctgcatgttaagatcgaaattttttctacaatgtagaatttgattaaactctgactttttaaaacttcggaatatactaagaaaattcagcaaataaaaaaggtagggtcgtgtgcttgattttttgctacactgatttgaaatatttcgacctcatgcaagttttcataatgggagtctatggaaaaatcgCAAGTTTCGTagca includes these proteins:
- the LOC123529289 gene encoding serpin B4-like: MSESSQIVQGLTGFSWDLYRAASQKGENFLISPHSVCSALMLACLGAKGNTAAQIFKTLGMCDTASDEYHTAYSGLNENLKKLSNESDGVSLNVANKLFAGNVMKVLEKYVQEAKKLYTSGIETMDFACKPEESRQLINKWVEEQTNDKIKDLLKEGTVGPGTKLVLANAVYFKGKWDKPFKQEKTESTDFHVSSAVSVKVEMMREKFDLRYVRNEEEKFSAVVVPYQNNYFSMAVVRPDDVEGLSQIEESLNSDKVVSLVADIRQSMKCKVDIGLPKFAFSQASDLTRILPKLGVEDLFDPAKSDLSAMTDTSDVAISDVIHKAFIDVNEEGTEAAAATAMISRMMAMPMGEIQFICDRPFLFMMIENQSGHIFFIGRYAKP
- the LOC123529290 gene encoding prostaglandin reductase 1-like isoform X2, whose translation is MVDVLVKKWVFAKKFEGDARQENFKLIEEKLETNMKDGEMFTEAEFIAVDPYLRVLESKSKAFSVGSYVMGELGWRTNTICDESKVENLPEVGDLPVSSALGIYGMSGMTAYFGIHDVLDPKSGEVFFVSSAAGSVGNLAGQIAKIKGCKVIGSAGSQEKCDWLTKELGFDHVFNYKTTKLEDAVSEFSPSGIDCYFDNVGGEFTTAMIRHIRPNGRIYCCGSISTYNDDENQPKGPYPWYYICQQNIRIEGKDVRSVRKDRYIQAQQQMLQWVQQGKLKYREHITTGFENIPTAFLELFHGKTIGKAVVKV
- the LOC123529290 gene encoding prostaglandin reductase 1-like isoform X1; the protein is MVDVLVKKWVFAKKFEGDARQENFKLIEEKLETNMKDGEMFTEAEFIAVDPYLRVEQLTEEGHDTILGTQVAKVLESKSKAFSVGSYVMGELGWRTNTICDESKVENLPEVGDLPVSSALGIYGMSGMTAYFGIHDVLDPKSGEVFFVSSAAGSVGNLAGQIAKIKGCKVIGSAGSQEKCDWLTKELGFDHVFNYKTTKLEDAVSEFSPSGIDCYFDNVGGEFTTAMIRHIRPNGRIYCCGSISTYNDDENQPKGPYPWYYICQQNIRIEGKDVRSVRKDRYIQAQQQMLQWVQQGKLKYREHITTGFENIPTAFLELFHGKTIGKAVVKV